In Portunus trituberculatus isolate SZX2019 chromosome 10, ASM1759143v1, whole genome shotgun sequence, one genomic interval encodes:
- the LOC123502137 gene encoding dynein axonemal intermediate chain 2-like — protein MSVVIRKKESELKGRVARFQAPPPRLLLSIAPDPALLEEYVPLPTQDAAVQSVPKMSQHEVNTETIDFASSGMNHTEGGWPKDVSLTEDDQKIRYKKKIEKDDGYIHSMLQLGARIEHCIRQNNAIDIYEMYFEEEDESAVVEDPEPIKTVNMIRDPHAGLRMLTSLSFAPEGGHKIAAAYSSSKFMGLDEHTPKKSYIWDINTSSHPELELLGAAWIQCLQYNAKDNCVLAAGLSNGQVSWWDSRQGSKAAGTTGLSVSHRQMVTALTWLAHKTRCELFSVSLDGQVLWWDTRKLSEPTDSLVLDPAKEDPPSHARALSATCLEYEPTMPTKLMVATEQGQVVACNRRARSAPERISLIYNAHISPVYSIQRNPFFLKNFLTVGDWTIKLWAEDFKESPILWTKPAPAQLRGGCWSASRSSVLFTGRLDGALDAWDLLTSWTAPASTCQVVDEGIEVVVTHEGGRLLGVGSQLGTLSLLHVPPRLVQPSDKHEKLAFTAILERETRRERVLEARHKEQRLRERVKGGGARTAAAAAAAVAVGGAGGGGGGGGGGGGGGGGGGGEKENTSTSPDDPISNAERDYFQQVEKIKEELEREEREQEQREGQGNSGVSVEVTQAPDEATTSGNEPSNRAHGMDQLSAGESDEPKSYSSSGSAER, from the exons atgtctgtggtgataaggaagaaggaatcgGAATTAAag GGCAGAGTGGCGAGGTTCCAGGCGCCCCCTCCACGCCTCCTGCTGTCCATCGCCCCAGATCCCGCCCTGCTGGAGGAGTACGTGCCGCTGCCTACTCAGGACGCCGCTGTGCAGAGTGTCCCCAAGATGTCCCAGCATgag GTGAACACAGAGACAATTGACTTCGCCAGCTCCGGGATGAACCACACAGAGGGCGGCTGGCCAAAGGATGTGTCACTCACGGAGGATGACCAGAAGATACGATataagaagaagatagagaaggatgATGGTTATATACACTCTATGCTGCAGCTCGGcgcg AGAATCGAGCACTGCATCCGCCAGAACAACGCTATCGACATATACGAGATGTactttgaggaggaggacgagagtgCGGTAGTTGAGGACCCAGAGCCTATCAAGACAGTCAATATGATAAGGGATCCTCACGCTGGCCTCAGAATGCTCACCTCCTTGTCTTTCGCTCCTGAAGGTGGACACAAGATCGCCGCTGCCTACTCCTCCTCTAAGTTCATGGGGCTGGACGAACACACACCCAAGAAGTCTTACATCTGGGAtatta ACACGAGCAGCCATCCTGAGCTGGAATTACTGGGAGCAGCGTGGATACAGTGCCTTCAGTACAACGCTAAGGACAACTGTGTGCtggctgcag gtCTAAGCAACGGACAGGTCTCTTGGTGGGACTCACGGCAAGGGTCTAAGGCAGCGGGCACAACTGGACTGTCGGTAAGCCACAGACAGATGGTGACGGCGCTTACCTGGCTGGCCCACAAGACGAGGTGTGAGCTGTTCTCTGTCTCGCTTGATGGacag GTACTATGGTGGGACACGAGGAAACTGAGTGAGCCAACAGACAGCCTCGTTTTGGACCCAGCCAAGGAGGACCCGCCTAGCCACGCACGAGCCCTCAGCGCCACTTGCCTTGAGTATGAACCAACCATGCCCACGAAGCTAATGGTGGCGACGGAGCAGGGACAAGTCGTGGCGTGTAATAGAAGGGCCAGGAGTGCGCCGGAGAGGATAA gtCTGATCTACAACGCCCACATCTCACCCGTCTATTCCATACAACGCAACCCATTTTTCCTCAAGAACTTCCTGACGGTGGGTGACTGGACCATCAAACTGTGGGCCGAGGACTTCAAGGAGTCGCCCATCCTGTGGACCAAGCCAGCCCCCGCACAG CTGCGTGGTGGGTGCTGGAGCGCGTCTCGATCCTCAGTGCTGTTCACGGGGCGCCTTGACGGGGCTCTTGACGCCTGGGACCTGCTCACCTCATGGACGGCGCCTGCTTCCACGTGtcag gtggTGGACGAGGGCATCGAAGTGGTGGTAACGCACGAGGGTGGCCGTCTCCTAGGTGTGGGCAGTCAGTTGggcaccctctccctccttcacgtgCCCCCCAGACTGGTGCAGCCCTCTGACAAACACGAGAAACTGGCCTTcactgcg atcctggagagagaaacacgacGAGAGAGAGTCCTGGAGGCGCGGCACAAGGAACAGAGGCTAAGGGAACGAGTCAAGGGCGGAGGGGCACggacagcggcggcggcggcggcggcagtagcggtaggaggcgcaggaggaggaggaggaggaggaggaggaggaggaggaggaggaggaggaggaggaggagagaaggaaaatacctcCACTTCACCCGATGATCCAATTAGTAACGCCGAGAGAGACTATTTCCAGCAGGTAGAGaag ATCAAGGAGGAGCTGGAGCGGGAGGAGCGGGAGCAGGAGCAGCGGGAGGGGCAGGGCAACAGCGGGGTGTCGGTGGAGGTTACCCAGGCACCTGACGAAGCCACGACCAGCGGGAATGAACCTTCAAACCGCGCCCAT gGCATGGATCAGCTGTCAGCAGGAGAGAGTGACGAGCCGAAGAGTTACTCAAGCAGTGGGTCAGCAGAGAGGTAG